From the genome of Malus sylvestris chromosome 13, drMalSylv7.2, whole genome shotgun sequence:
GTCCTTAAACTCCACAAACTCATCAAGAACTTCCTCGTTCGCAGACGGCGTATGCCCCACGCTGGAGCCGCGGCATACGGTGGCAAGCatcaccaccaccgccaccgcAATGACAAGGAGTAGTTTGTAAGATTGCTTTGCACCCATGACCGTATAAACGTTTTCTGAAGATTCAAATCTGAAATGTATTTTCTGAAAAAACTGAAGGTTTTGAGACGTTTCTGAAAGATCAGGAAGCAATGTGTGAAAGTTTAGGGTTGGGGAGAAGGTGGTTTTAAGAAGGTGGTGCATGACAGCATGAGAAAAGGGACAGGTGTTACACACGGTGGCAGGTTCAGAATGCGTAGAGATGGACACGTGTCATACTGATACGGTGCAGTTGGGCCCGCGTGTCGACATGTTAGCGGTCGATTTGGTGTTTCACGGTTCGTGTCTGTTGCTTAATGGAACACAGCATGAACTTGTACACTTCATCTCTACCAAAACAACTTTTATTTCCTTTTGACCTTATCTCCATATTGCCAATGTTGTTTTAGGCGTCGACATACTTTGGCATTAATTTGTATCTTGTTAAAAACATAATCGGTGGCCTAAAAACTTTAATTCGTAAGAGTTCGAACTCGAGTTAAAAGTTTTAAACCTCACTCAATAGTTCTGGTGATTAAAACATTCAAGTTATCATTATAAACACATCTCAATATAATTAAGCAAATTTTGATTATTGAGGTATTAAATTACGAATTATAACGtgataataaatatttttttctttttagtaaATACCGAGAAAATTGTCACTTAATacatctagtgatatttctcttcacttgtaagtgagaggtcttagattcgattctcgccaaaagtgaatttaaatcacattattattagctCATTATAAGGTTAAATCAATCATGTCATTATAAGTATATGAACGTGCGTCACAAGTAAACTCAGCAGGTTCATGGGTGAGGATGGGAAAGAAAATATGAATCATCAACCAAGAGATGATGAGAGTTACGAAAATGAGGGACCATTGGATAGGAGTACATAGAAGGAAGTAAAAAAGGTATAGCACTGGATCAAATTTATTAAAGTTATGTGACAGGTAAGTCATTAACCTTGTTCTACaagtaaattaagaaaaaaaaggatCCTAAACTCAAAGCTTGGAAAATACAGAATCCTAAACTGCCAATAAAAATGGTCAAAAATATAGAGAGGTTGAAAGCTCAAACACCCTAATTTAACAATGTCCCTAAAACAATGCTAGAATCTTTACATGTCTTCTTGTTGTGGCCAAGCCCCTTGCACTTGCTACATTGCAGCTGCCGTTTTATTATGTCGTCTGATTCCATCTGCTTCGTCTTTGGCCGCCCTGGCGGCCGCCTGGTGGGCGGAGGGGTAACAGTAACTACTGCTTGGTTTGATTCACCCGTGTGTGGTCTGTCTACATTAGGAACAGGGTGAATTGATTCTCCATAAGTTAAACGGTAACTCTCCACTGTGAAGTATCTGGAGCAGTAATCATAAGGGTTCCTGCCAATAACTAAAAAGACAGCAATAGCATGGCAGCAAGGCAGACCAGTGAGATGCCATCCCTTACAGGTGCAATCCCAATGGTCGATGTCAATAGTGTCGACAGATTCTCCACGAACCTCGAATGTGCTTCCATGTGAGAGTAACACTTGAAGTGATCGAGCAATTTCTGTTTCCTTTTGAAGCTTTTCCTCCTTAGATGGTGTTAATCTTGTCACCCATTGGTTGGACTCCACCCCGCGTGAATAGAAGGCTTCCATCATATTGCCTCGTAGTACGTCAATCATCTGCGTAATTGGCAACTCATGCGCCTCTGATACCCAACTGTAGAACTGCTGTCCGAAGTTCGATGTCATGTGGTTGTACCTGCCTCCTCCGCAGAATGCATTAGCCCAGTGCACGGGCTCACTTTGTATGACCCAATTGTAAGCATCCggtgaaatattttttatgttgTCAGCACTACGCTGGAAAGCCTCCTGAGTGGGTGCATAAGCAGCCGCATAAAAATCATTGATCATGAATCGTCTTGCCTCGTGAGAAAATTGGCCCTTCAAGTCCTTGTTAAGTTTTTCAGCAAGATGCCTCAAACAATAGCAGTGGTAACATTTATCAAATACCTCGGGCAATGAATTTTTCAATCCATTCTGAAAATCTGCTACAAATGTGATCGGCTGAGATGTTGCCACTGCCGATTTCAGTTCTAGTAAGAACCAGTGCCAGTTCTCATCAGTCTCATTATCCACAACAGAAAATGCAACCGGAAATACACCATCATCAGCATCTGCGGCTGTTGCAGCCAACAAAACTCCTTGATATTTTGAGTTCAGAGGAGCGCTATCAAGAAAAATTAGAGGGCGGCAAGCTTCTATGAAACCCACAATTGATGCATGGAAAGATACAAAGAAACGATGGAAGCTCGAGTCTTCCTTAGTAGTAAATGAAGCAAAACTCCCTGGATTAGTTTCCTTTATCTTCTCGCAGAAATACGGCAACTGATTATAGGCCTCTTTATAGGAGCCTTGAAGCTGCTCCCTGGCAATCTCTTTAGCACGCCATGCCTGAGAATAATTCAACTGAATCCCGTATTCCCGCTTAATGTCCTCTGCTATAGCCTTTGGCTTGTAGTTTGGGGAAATTTTCAACTTCTCCTTTATGATACTTCCCACCCAACCTCTCGTTGCCCGATACCCAGCTTTCACAGCAGCTCCTTCACATGTATGATCCATGTTCATTTTCTTGATACAAATCAACTGGGTTGTAGACAACCTTGATGCATATATCCTCCATGGGCAATTTTGACCTTTGCATTTGACAGTGACACGATGACTGTCATTTTTCTTATACCTATAAGCAAATCCATGTGCAATTGAAAACTTATGCAATGCTTCTCGGAATTCGCTAAAACTATTAAACCTTTGGTCCACACCAGTGATGGTGCTTTCCCACTGTTGTGCAGCTTTATGATGCATATCATCACTGGAACAACTAGGAACACGAAGCGAAGGGATTTCATGGAGTTCCATATCAATTTGGCCATCAGCATTGTCAGTATTGTCAGCATCAACTCGCATATCAACGGGCTCAACAAAAGGAACAACTGCTTCCGATACAGTTGTCCTGCTTGACCTGCATGTCCAAGCGTTCAAATGAGAATTACATGCAAAAAACATGCAGGGAAAACGTCACTTTTGTTCAGTTAAGTGCTTCTTTTTGGGTACACAAGCACAGTACAATCACATTTCATAATGGGATATGAAAAGGCATGCACGTGTTGCAATCAGTGTTCAACAAAAACTGAAATAATAAACACATTTCCATCGTCTCTGTTCGATATTGTGATTGCTGCAATTGTAACCCAAACCGAACTACAAAAGATTATTCATCCAGGGAAAAACACACACAAGCGGATATCAAAACGGCAAGAAATAAGatgaactaaaacaaaatgtacCTACTAGCAGGCATGATGGACAAATTTCGACCAGCAGCTTCCTCTGTCATGACAAAAACATCGACAGTGTCTGTATCCCCGAGAAAATTGACCATACGTTGCAAGTCTTTGTCTTTAGAGATCGTAATGAGAGTCTTCTTATTGCCGGGAAGGAAGTACTTGATGGACATTGTATCAGCACTACAATTAAACATATCCTCTATTTCGGACTTAAAATCACCAAGCAGTGTTTTCTCATCAATGCCAATCGCATGAGCGTCGCCCCCAGAGTACGATAAATTTCCATCCTTATCCATCACAAACTCTGTGCCCAATTTACATATTGCTATAACCTTCTTCGCAGCCATGGCCTACCCACCCAAAAAGACATTTGTATATGTTTATACACAAGAAATCATAACAAAAAGTTGAAATCTACAATTTGCTCGAAACAATTTACACAAGAGGGTCGAATTTCATAGTTCATAAGAAACTAAATTACACAGAATGAAGCTAAGTTTCTGAAATTACATAAGCAGGTTTAATTTCACAGTTGAAAAGAATCTAAGTTCCAGCTACATTCACAAAACTAACCCCAAAGTTTGAAACCTTTGCACATATTCATaccctaaatgttgaaattacACAAATCCCAAATacccaatttatttattttccataaaaaatatgaaattatccATCTACACAAGtaaaaatttcagaaaattcTGGGTATAACAAGTACAATAAAATCCAGCGTATAATCAAaggtaaaagaaaaacaaaaatcaattacagagtaaacaaaattaaacaatgACGACAGAGCGGGAAACAATAATCCTAATACGAAACAAttgcaagtaaaataaaaaTCGAAACCCTAGATTTTGgggaaattaaaaatcaaacctTGAAGCCAGACTGAGATGAATATCTCTGCTGAATCTATGAGACGCCTTCTGTTTCTGAAACAGATGAAAGTCGAAGGAGAGCTCCGAGAGAGGGAGCGAACCGGGTAATGAGACTTTGCCCTTGCAATTGCCTGCACCCGTGTGCAAATTAGACTTGTTGGATTAGCTAATATATCCAATCAGATTGCAGGGGCCCACATAACATTGACGTGGGCCCTCACGTAATTGGAGAGACCACGTTTCACTTTTACAAGCCGGTACAGTGTACCTGCACATTGTGTCCCGGTCTTCCAATCATCTGATTACACATGTCCCGTAGTTTTCAATGGATGAAGTACGATAAGACCTTGGGTTAGGTAGGGTACTTCGAGAACTCTCACCTTTCTTTTTTCCATTCGTATTTGAACGGTTACAAgtctcaacattttatattaattttttttatagggaCAAAAATAAAATGTGAGAGGACGGAAGGGGAGGGAaataggaagagagagaatcttACTTTTATTTTGACTTCACATCGGTCTCACCCAATGTACAAAATGTTCTATAAGAACAGTCGTGCCAAAATTTCTCTCGTTAAGTacataacatactaaaattgtAGTGATCATTTAAATTGTTACGTGATCATGTAAGACTCAACAAACTCGTACACAAACACAAAGAATAcctccatgtatgggccgaaatggcggttgttcggagacggtatttgtataccctgcactgaagctttgtaagtgaagctttgcaagtgaagctttgaagctagagttttgtaaatgaagctttcgaagctggagcttttgtaaatgcagtttttgaagctgattgacatgagtgatgctcatgaatgtttatgttgattgacatgagtaatgctcatggatgttgtcatgagtgatgctcatgaatgttaatatgagtgatgctcatgaatgtttatgttgattgacatgagtgatgctcatggatgttgtcatgagtgatgctcatgaatgttaacataagtgatgctcatgaatgttaacatgaatgatggtcatgaatgtttatgtatgattgtcatgagtgatgctcatgaatgtttatgtatgaatgacatgattagtgctcatgtataatttggagtactgggcgtacttttgatcacctggttggtggcatgaaggagagtacgggttgtacatttcatcacctggttggtggcatgaatggctagttgccaaatgatattagagtacgggttgtacatttcatcacctggttggtgtcatgaatggctagttgccaaatgatatttagagtacggattgtacacttcatcacctgattggtggtaataacggctggttgccgaataattttggagtactgggcgtacttttgatcacctggttggtggtaatagtggcgggttgccgaataattgcgGAGTACTAGGCGttcttttgatgacctggttggtgctattttaggcttatgggccttcaccctccacacaacattccaacccatttattttagactttgcaggttttttttttttttttttttggtattattattattactctCTGATGGGGTTAatacagatatctccgaaagatacgaaaaataaattacatcattcaaagaAAGCTGCTGCAGATATGGTTGGATAATGGGATAGCATGTGCAGCTGTTGGAGGAAAACTTCATGTGAAGGCAGGTTTGGTCAGCAGTCATGGTCTCTCATAATTTGATACTTTTGCATGTTCTCCGGATGGGTTTTTCAAAATGGGAATATGTATGATGAAAGGTCAGTATACTTATTCAAGTGCTTTCCTCTTTTTCCTTTATTCCACTTTTGCTTTCCTCTTTTCCACTTACAGGCATCTTCACCTGCACatacttgcttttgcttttgttcttTTCCTAGCGTCATGATTGATTCCTTCTCTTTTACCAATTACAAGCCCAACCTTGTCGTTAGGAATCTTTGTAACATATTGTTCACCACAAGCTTGTACTGTTTACCTTCTAGAAGCTATGGCCGGACCTCCTGATCCAGCCTTAGCAAGAACTTCATTGATCAAGTGCTCAGCCTTCGTGATCTGCCCTGGCAAATAGAGTCATGGAAGATCCACCAAGACCATAGCCAGTTATAGCCTCGAAATGACCGCCCTAATCATCACCGTAGTACATCTTGAAGAGATTGATAACAATGTAAAGAACCAACAGACCACTTGGAGTGAGGAGAAATCCCATCATAGCTCCTTATCTAAATGCAGTAGCTTTGGACACTTTCCTACAGGATACGCTCCACCAGATCTTCTCGAGCCTTCCCCTCCGTCAGACCATGATATGCCGCTCATTCTCGGAGTTCTTCAACCAACTTCTGCCCATCTCAGCTCCTTTGATTTTAGGTCAAGCCCAGTCCTGCTAAAGGCCTTGAGAACCTGCGACACTTCAAGGCCAATCAAAGCAGACTTGAAGGAGATCACGTTGGATAAGTCAGGACCATCTGCTTCATCAGTAACGTTGCTGCTGAAAAAGGCTTAAAGCTCACGGTGGTGGTTCTGTAAAGCTCACGCTGCTGTTTCATCAGTAAAGCTCACGCTGCTGTTTCATCAGTGGTGTTTAAGGAGCACCGTGGCAAAGGCTTAAAGCTCACGGTGGTGGTTCTGTTTGAAAAAACAGAAGTATGGTTCGGATTTTTCGTCGCCTGCTCCGGCTGCAACTCCGTCGAGTAACATTGCTGCTTGTGGTTTCAGTTTGAGTGCTGCGTTTAATGCGGTTGGGGTGGCAGGGGGGATGGCTTTGTTTTGAGCGTGTGACAGTGTGAGAGTGCGTGAGAAGGAGAGAAAAAGCACAAGTGTTGGAATTTGGATATTGCTTCTGTCGTTTTCTTTctgatttgtttttccttttctcatCAAGTACCTGACAGCTTGGAATATATTGTAATCAAGTGACCAGGGAGTAGGACTAATGGAtacctctctttttcttttccttttggcGTATGGCAGACAAAAGTAATAGTAATAGACTTATTATTGAGAAAACTTATCTTCTTCATAAGTGTTTCCACTAGTGGATGGTAGGTAGCCTCTGTAAAAGTCTTCTTCTTGGCAAGACCGCCGGAAGCTTTTGTGGAAGAATTAGATGTAGCAGGCTGCGGAAGAAATAGATGCAGCAGGCTgctgtgagctcttgagctgcGGGTTGGCGATAGCATGGCTGCTGCCACCATGGCCACCAGAAAAGGAAACTACGGATGTTGatgacgaaaaaaaaaaaaaccaaaggcTACTTTGAGGTGGTGGTTCCGGTGTGGCCGGTCTAGCATTCTTGAATCAGTTTCTGCCATGGTGCACATGGCTCTTATAGTGCTTCTGACCCGCCATCACATCTCTCGAGCACCGCCATTTCTTACCATCTGTTCTCCTGCACCTCGTCGGTTCCGGATCCATGACAGCTGCTTTAATAAATATCCACTGCCCGTAGAGGCAGCAAACCGTGTTGTTTCAACATCATCGTGTAAGGATAAACCTGCCAAAGAAAGGTTCCCAAGGCCTTGCGACTCATCTTCCCACATGACCTTAAAGTCAGGGGTAATATCAACAGGGAGCTGGTGGCACCAGTACTGGTGGGCCTCGTCATCAGAATTGTTTGATGTAGAAGATTCTGTTCGATCTAGTACTGCTTTTCCAAATGTTCCAGCGGAAGAAAACTTTTTTGCGCCCTGAGCTGTGCTGGCGCTTCCAGATGACGGAGATCTGAGGGAAAAGGGAACAAACTCTGCTGCATTGGGATTCAACAAACTTTTCTGTTAAATATTCGAGCATATAATATTTGAGCACAAGAATATTCGAGCACATAATCCGATCAGCATCTCTGTTAAACCCACAGTCTTCACCACAGGTTTCACAATCAGGACAGTCAGGCGTTGACCAAGTCAACCTAACACCACCCCAAACATCCCCTAACAAATCCGGCATCTCATCAGTAGCTGTAGTCAGAACCATAACACTTGAAATCACCGGGGACAAAACCACGGATTGTGACTGATGGTAACGGTGACGGTGAAGCTGATGAAGACGACGTTAACTGAAGCCAATTTTCGTACACCCCCGACCGAACAACAAACACCGTGTGATTCTCAGTGCTGAGACAGGAAATAATCTTGGCTATATGAAGGGTATCGACATCGCGTGACTTACCCGTGGATGAGAGGTCAAACCCTGGATTGTTGTACCGACAGCGTGGGGGTTGGAGGTTTCGAAGCCAGAAAGGGAATCGAACCGGAGGTCCACGGGGGCAGTTTGATGCAAGGCAGATGGAAGAACCTTTCTAGTTATTGTGGGTTCTGGACCACCCCACCGGTGGAAGCGTGCACATGGACTGAAACGACGAGATCTCCGTCGTCGTTTTGGAGTTCTCGTTCGAATTTTTTGTGAATGAGAGCTTCAGCTTGGCGAGGCTGTCGAGCAGCTTGCAAGAGACCTTGTGGAAGAAGATGGAGGAGTCGCTGTCGAACGTTTTCAGTGAGCTCTCGAAAAGCCCTCGGAATCTTGGCTAAAAATCGCCATTTTTCTTCATCTCATTCAGTCTCTCAGCTCACTCAGATATTCTTTCTTCGCTTTTCGTTTGCTCAAATGgactggtttttttttatgattttgcagattcacagtgaaggtgaaaaaatgaaagagaacagacacaacttttcgtatcgattcccacagacggcgccaaatgttgatgcacaaaaccggaggtcttggaacaacgtaaatccgaccgtgaatctgcatgaaatgtaaataacataagatgtatcgtggttcaccccaaggtttgggctacgtccacactgattgtatttatttgagggagagagagctctgagagtgagagtatttgtgagggagagagtgtgagagttttgctctagataggagagacttagggtttgtgagggtgaggaggcccttttatagaataagggctcgtcccctaattacatatttacccattcctttattacataattacatttaagtcccccgagtatttatacgaggtctaaatacggaggccctaaatatggtataaacaaaattaattaatataataaaaattataaaaaaaaaaccttcatctttcCCAAATCGCACCCGTGCCCACCCTCCCATCACCCACCTCTTCGTCTTCCCCAAATCCCACCCGTGCCCACCCTCCTACCCTCCCATCACCCACCCTTTCACCTACCCCCCAACACTCTTTCTCTTGCACCACTTATACCCGGACTCTTCTCATCGCTCCTGCGAAATCAACTGTAACACCCCCGACCAACCCCACTCCGCTCCCTCTGCTACACCCCTAACAACACCAATGGATCCTTTTCGACTGCTCCGGTCACGACTTCGGTTCAGATCGGGTCTCTCGATGGATCCCCTCCAACAACTCCGATCACTGACTTGCCGACAAACCCTGATTTCCTGAAGATCGCCACAACAGAGAACTGGTGATGTCTTAGGCAAAGATTAAGAGGTAGATCCAGGAGTTGCAGAGGATGTAAATCATTGTTGGTCACGAGCCGAGAGGCATATGAACACTGAGCGTATCCGGTGACGACTGGGGTGGGAGGGTGATGGAAGGGTGGGAGGGTGGGCACGGGTAGTCACAAATGGTGATGTGGGTTTGTTGAAGATTGTGGCATGAAGTCTTTAGTTGCAGATTGCACATTTTGGGGGAGGGTTTGATTGAGGCTGGCTAAGTGCGAATGAGGCTGAAATTGATCGTTTTTATCAGTGAAACCAGTTTCCATTGAAGTTTCAAGACTTGGGGAATTGaggggtttttttattttttattttttatttttttaactttgcaTAAATGTGAAGCTTCATGCTTTTGTGATTTCCTGGTAAAGTTTTGCATGAAAGTTTGTTTCTTTGGGGGGTTTGAATGTGTGTTTGATGGTGAAATATGATATTTgcagtataaaaaaaaagggaagaaaaggaTTTGGGGAAGACGAAGAGGTGGGAGATGGGAGGGTGGGCACGGGTGGGATTCGAGGAAGatgaagggttttttttttttaattttttttaaattttatttatttatttatttattttataaataatttatttttaatttccacgtggatgacacgtgacACCCTGTCATTgcccacatgggcgccacgtcatagTTAATGGGATACtaaacagtttgactaacggatgtatgagactgtcccaaattttacactttaggtatgactctagaacgaaaaaaacttgatgtactaaatgttaaaAACCACGAAACCAAAACAAAGATCAGAGCCGGTCCTGAGGGTGTGCAAAAGGTATCACGGCACAGGGCCCCCGATTTAAAAGGGCCCCCAAATTTTCATTACATGTATACAGATGCATAGAAATAGATTAGATGCAAAAGATAATTTTATCTGTGGTTCTAGCGCTAGCGGTTTAGCTTTTTTACCTTATGACCCATGTGTTGGGTTCGAATACCTTTGATAttgcttttctattt
Proteins encoded in this window:
- the LOC126597113 gene encoding uncharacterized protein LOC126597113 isoform X1, which gives rise to MAAKKVIAICKLGTEFVMDKDGNLSYSGGDAHAIGIDEKTLLGDFKSEIEDMFNCSADTMSIKYFLPGNKKTLITISKDKDLQRMVNFLGDTDTVDVFVMTEEAAGRNLSIMPASRSSRTTVSEAVVPFVEPVDMRVDADNTDNADGQIDMELHEIPSLRVPSCSSDDMHHKAAQQWESTITGVDQRFNSFSEFREALHKFSIAHGFAYRYKKNDSHRVTVKCKGQNCPWRIYASRLSTTQLICIKKMNMDHTCEGAAVKAGYRATRGWVGSIIKEKLKISPNYKPKAIAEDIKREYGIQLNYSQAWRAKEIAREQLQGSYKEAYNQLPYFCEKIKETNPGSFASFTTKEDSSFHRFFVSFHASIVGFIEACRPLIFLDSAPLNSKYQGVLLAATAADADDGVFPVAFSVVDNETDENWHWFLLELKSAVATSQPITFVADFQNGLKNSLPEVFDKCYHCYCLRHLAEKLNKDLKGQFSHEARRFMINDFYAAAYAPTQEAFQRSADNIKNISPDAYNWVIQSEPVHWANAFCGGGRYNHMTSNFGQQFYSWVSEAHELPITQMIDVLRGNMMEAFYSRGVESNQWVTRLTPSKEEKLQKETEIARSLQVLLSHGSTFEVRGESVDTIDIDHWDCTCKGWHLTGLPCCHAIAVFLVIGRNPYDYCSRYFTVESYRLTYGESIHPVPNVDRPHTGESNQAVVTVTPPPTRRPPGRPKTKQMESDDIIKRQLQCSKCKGLGHNKKTCKDSSIVLGTLLN
- the LOC126597113 gene encoding uncharacterized protein LOC126597113 isoform X2: MRVDADNTDNADGQIDMELHEIPSLRVPSCSSDDMHHKAAQQWESTITGVDQRFNSFSEFREALHKFSIAHGFAYRYKKNDSHRVTVKCKGQNCPWRIYASRLSTTQLICIKKMNMDHTCEGAAVKAGYRATRGWVGSIIKEKLKISPNYKPKAIAEDIKREYGIQLNYSQAWRAKEIAREQLQGSYKEAYNQLPYFCEKIKETNPGSFASFTTKEDSSFHRFFVSFHASIVGFIEACRPLIFLDSAPLNSKYQGVLLAATAADADDGVFPVAFSVVDNETDENWHWFLLELKSAVATSQPITFVADFQNGLKNSLPEVFDKCYHCYCLRHLAEKLNKDLKGQFSHEARRFMINDFYAAAYAPTQEAFQRSADNIKNISPDAYNWVIQSEPVHWANAFCGGGRYNHMTSNFGQQFYSWVSEAHELPITQMIDVLRGNMMEAFYSRGVESNQWVTRLTPSKEEKLQKETEIARSLQVLLSHGSTFEVRGESVDTIDIDHWDCTCKGWHLTGLPCCHAIAVFLVIGRNPYDYCSRYFTVESYRLTYGESIHPVPNVDRPHTGESNQAVVTVTPPPTRRPPGRPKTKQMESDDIIKRQLQCSKCKGLGHNKKTCKDSSIVLGTLLN